The Deltaproteobacteria bacterium genome has a window encoding:
- a CDS encoding Fe-Mn family superoxide dismutase: MAYTAKDYGKLLGMEGLSDTLLKNHFTLYQGYVTNTNKLVDTLSQMVKEGKAGTPEYAELKRRFGWEFNGMRLHEYYFENLGGKGAMDKNGKLAKKMAEVFGSYEDWEKDFKGVGSMRGIGWVVLYQDNVSGKLFNCWINEHDGGHLAGCTPILILDVFEHAFMIDYGLKKADYIAAFFKNIDWKAAEGRMK; the protein is encoded by the coding sequence ATGGCATACACCGCTAAAGATTACGGCAAACTACTGGGAATGGAGGGTTTGAGCGATACCCTCCTGAAAAATCATTTCACCCTTTACCAGGGGTATGTGACCAACACCAACAAATTGGTGGACACCCTGAGCCAAATGGTAAAGGAGGGAAAGGCCGGCACTCCGGAATACGCCGAGTTAAAGAGGCGCTTTGGCTGGGAATTCAACGGCATGCGCCTTCATGAATATTACTTCGAAAACCTCGGTGGCAAAGGAGCGATGGACAAGAACGGAAAGCTGGCCAAAAAAATGGCCGAGGTCTTCGGAAGCTATGAGGATTGGGAAAAGGATTTCAAGGGTGTCGGATCGATGCGGGGAATCGGCTGGGTCGTTTTGTATCAGGATAATGTTTCCGGAAAATTATTCAATTGCTGGATCAATGAACATGATGGCGGACACCTGGCCGGTTGCACCCCTATCCTCATCCTGGATGTTTTTGAACATGCCTTCATGATCGATTATGGTTTGAAGAAGGCGGATTACATTGCCGCTTTTTTCAAAAACATCGACTGGAAGGCCGCCGAAGGAAGAATGAAATAA